One stretch of Tenacibaculum sp. MAR_2010_89 DNA includes these proteins:
- the prmC gene encoding peptide chain release factor N(5)-glutamine methyltransferase, with amino-acid sequence MTIKEFKNNFIYQLSPVYPQTEIDTFFFYLIEEYLNLQRIDITLQPNFEISSENETLLNKALARLKKEEPIQYILGKTEFYGLPFHVNRHTLIPRPETEELVEWIISEVKEIRTNNQTKSLSILDIGTGSGCIPISLKVNIDNSTICAIDVSEEALKIAKHNSDLNNSLVQFLNLDILKADSLNVFTKKTTSDEIIKFNIIVSNPPYVRNLEKIEIKNNVLQNEPHLALFVEDDNPLIFYTKIADLAKKHLSSDGFLFFEINQYLGSQTVGMLHQKGFKNIELRKDLFGNNRMIKANL; translated from the coding sequence ATGACAATTAAAGAGTTTAAAAATAATTTCATTTATCAACTATCACCAGTTTATCCACAAACTGAAATAGATACCTTTTTCTTTTATTTAATAGAAGAGTATTTAAATTTACAACGTATAGATATTACTTTACAGCCTAATTTTGAAATTTCTTCTGAAAATGAAACTCTTTTAAATAAAGCTTTAGCACGATTAAAAAAAGAAGAACCCATACAATATATTTTAGGTAAAACTGAGTTTTATGGATTACCTTTTCATGTAAATAGACACACATTAATTCCTCGTCCAGAAACAGAAGAGTTAGTTGAGTGGATTATTTCTGAAGTAAAAGAAATCAGAACAAATAATCAAACAAAATCTTTATCTATCCTAGATATCGGTACAGGTTCGGGATGCATCCCTATAAGTTTAAAAGTTAATATTGATAATTCTACGATTTGTGCTATTGATGTTTCTGAAGAAGCTTTAAAAATAGCTAAGCATAATTCAGATTTAAATAATTCTCTTGTCCAATTTTTAAATTTAGATATATTAAAAGCAGATTCTTTAAATGTTTTTACGAAAAAAACAACATCTGATGAAATCATTAAGTTTAACATTATTGTTTCTAATCCCCCATATGTAAGGAACTTAGAAAAAATAGAAATTAAAAATAATGTTTTACAAAATGAACCTCATTTAGCCTTATTTGTTGAAGATGACAATCCTTTAATTTTTTATACTAAAATAGCAGATTTAGCAAAAAAACATCTTTCTTCTGACGGTTTTCTTTTCTTTGAAATAAATCAATATTTAGGAAGCCAAACTGTTGGAATGCTTCATCAAAAAGGATTTAAAAACATTGAACTTCGTAAAGATTTGTTTGGAAACAATAGAATGATTAAAGCAAACTTATAG
- a CDS encoding GNAT family N-acetyltransferase encodes MIPSDFIIREIKPEDNKQIATVIRNVLIEFGVPKVGTAYEDSATDEMYETYQEENAGYYIIEHKNKIVGGAGFSKLNNFEGNVCEFQKMYFLPIARGKGLGSKLIDFSLKEAKKQGFEHCYLETMPYMDAARALYKKNGFVNLDKPMGDTGHFSCNVWMIKEL; translated from the coding sequence ATGATACCATCTGATTTTATTATAAGAGAAATTAAACCTGAGGATAATAAGCAAATTGCTACCGTTATTCGTAATGTTTTAATTGAGTTTGGTGTACCTAAAGTTGGTACTGCTTATGAAGACAGTGCTACTGATGAAATGTATGAAACTTATCAAGAAGAGAATGCTGGTTATTATATTATTGAACACAAAAATAAAATAGTTGGAGGTGCTGGTTTTTCTAAACTCAATAATTTTGAAGGTAATGTTTGTGAGTTTCAAAAGATGTATTTTTTACCTATAGCTAGAGGAAAAGGACTTGGAAGTAAGCTTATTGATTTTTCTTTAAAAGAAGCCAAAAAACAAGGCTTTGAACACTGCTATTTAGAAACTATGCCCTATATGGATGCTGCTAGAGCTTTATATAAAAAAAATGGTTTTGTTAACTTAGATAAACCTATGGGAGATACTGGACATTTTTCCTGCAATGTATGGATGATTAAAGAATTATAA
- a CDS encoding LEA type 2 family protein encodes MMKRFTYFSILFLFITSCSVKKKPIFLKLDDIKIVSFKMDTIRLKAMAYFKNENDIGGKISTDKVKVIINGSEVAEVFSEQFKVPANKEFSIPLKVIIPSKKVFENNKGGILGGILNSVLNKSLDVTFKGNIKYKVLGFSSTYPIDKTEKIKF; translated from the coding sequence ATGATGAAAAGATTCACCTATTTTTCAATACTATTTTTATTTATAACAAGTTGTTCTGTTAAAAAGAAACCAATTTTTTTAAAATTAGATGATATTAAAATTGTGTCTTTTAAAATGGATACCATTCGTTTAAAAGCCATGGCATATTTTAAAAATGAAAATGATATTGGAGGTAAGATTTCTACAGACAAAGTAAAGGTAATTATTAACGGAAGTGAAGTAGCTGAAGTATTTTCTGAACAATTTAAAGTACCAGCAAATAAAGAGTTTTCTATTCCTTTAAAAGTTATAATTCCATCAAAAAAAGTATTTGAAAATAATAAAGGAGGCATTTTAGGTGGAATTCTAAATTCAGTATTAAATAAAAGCTTAGATGTTACTTTTAAAGGAAACATAAAGTATAAAGTTCTAGGGTTTTCTAGTACGTATCCAATTGATAAAACAGAGAAAATAAAATTTTAG
- the ribD gene encoding bifunctional diaminohydroxyphosphoribosylaminopyrimidine deaminase/5-amino-6-(5-phosphoribosylamino)uracil reductase RibD, whose translation MGRCLQLAKKGIGTVRPNPSVGAVIVLNNKIIGEGFTSPYGGNHAEVNAIHSVNNKELLKNATIYVTLEPCSHYGKTPPCADLIIKMKIPNVVIGCLDTNSLVAGKGIERLKKEGCSVTVGVLEKECFEHHKRFFTVQNKKRPYIILKWAETLDGFIAPLTKSEQRPIWISNSYSQQLVHKWRSEEHAILVGTNTVIADNPKLNVRSWSGNNPVRIVIDKNLRIPLETNIFDESIKTIIIIDSSTNKNGSVDKISGFKYHIEQIDFSIEIAQQICEVLHKHQIQSVIVEGGKQTLQTFIDANLWDEAKIFIGDNKFQEGVRNPNFKGTLISEEKLSNDILRTYIND comes from the coding sequence ATGGGCCGCTGTTTACAATTGGCTAAAAAAGGAATTGGAACAGTTAGACCTAACCCTTCAGTAGGAGCAGTTATTGTATTAAATAATAAAATAATAGGAGAGGGGTTTACTTCTCCTTATGGTGGTAATCATGCTGAAGTAAATGCTATTCATTCAGTAAATAATAAAGAGTTATTAAAAAATGCGACAATATATGTAACCTTGGAGCCATGTTCACATTATGGAAAAACGCCACCATGTGCTGATTTAATAATAAAAATGAAAATTCCTAATGTTGTAATTGGTTGTTTAGATACAAATAGTTTAGTTGCGGGAAAAGGTATTGAACGTTTAAAAAAAGAAGGTTGTAGTGTTACGGTAGGGGTGTTAGAAAAAGAATGTTTTGAGCATCATAAACGTTTTTTTACTGTTCAAAATAAAAAACGTCCTTACATTATTTTAAAATGGGCTGAAACACTTGATGGTTTTATAGCACCTTTAACTAAGAGTGAACAAAGACCAATATGGATTTCAAATTCATATTCACAACAGTTAGTGCACAAGTGGCGAAGTGAAGAGCATGCTATTTTAGTCGGCACAAATACTGTTATAGCTGATAATCCAAAGTTAAATGTAAGAAGTTGGTCAGGAAATAATCCTGTAAGAATTGTTATTGATAAAAACTTAAGAATTCCATTAGAAACTAATATTTTTGATGAATCTATTAAAACAATAATAATAATTGATTCAAGTACAAATAAAAATGGATCAGTAGATAAAATTAGTGGATTTAAATATCACATAGAGCAAATTGATTTTTCAATAGAAATAGCTCAACAAATTTGTGAAGTATTACATAAACATCAAATACAATCAGTTATTGTTGAAGGTGGAAAACAAACTCTACAAACATTTATTGATGCAAATTTATGGGATGAAGCTAAAATTTTTATTGGTGATAATAAATTTCAAGAAGGAGTAAGAAATCCAAATTTTAAAGGAACATTGATTTCCGAAGAAAAATTAAGTAACGATATATTAAGAACCTATATAAATGATTAA
- a CDS encoding HAD family hydrolase, which yields MIKNIIFDFGDVFINLDKQATYKELAKLGVTEVSEEMMQVYYRYEMGLITTKEFVDFYHKKFNIAKKDLINAWNAILLNFPLHRLEFLKELEKSSKYRLFLLSNTNELHISWIQNDWGNNLYQEFKNCFEQFYLSHEINLRKPNENIYEFVLGENNLLASETIFIDDTKENTDIAKNMGIHVWNINPETEDVVNLLNRKEFL from the coding sequence ATGATTAAAAATATCATTTTTGATTTTGGTGATGTATTCATCAATTTAGATAAGCAGGCAACATACAAGGAATTAGCAAAGTTAGGAGTAACAGAAGTTTCTGAAGAGATGATGCAAGTATATTACAGATATGAAATGGGGTTAATTACTACCAAAGAGTTTGTTGATTTTTACCATAAAAAATTTAATATAGCTAAAAAGGATTTGATTAATGCTTGGAATGCCATTTTATTAAATTTTCCATTACACCGGTTAGAGTTTTTAAAAGAGCTTGAAAAATCAAGTAAGTATCGTTTATTTTTATTGAGTAATACTAATGAATTGCATATTTCTTGGATTCAAAATGATTGGGGAAATAACTTGTACCAGGAGTTTAAAAATTGTTTTGAGCAATTTTATTTATCGCATGAAATTAATTTACGTAAACCTAATGAGAATATTTATGAGTTTGTATTAGGAGAAAATAATTTATTAGCCTCAGAAACAATTTTTATTGATGATACAAAAGAAAATACAGATATAGCAAAAAATATGGGAATCCATGTATGGAATATAAATCCAGAAACTGAAGATGTAGTTAATTTATTAAATAGAAAAGAGTTTTTATAG
- a CDS encoding GRP family sugar transporter has product MIYLVLSVVFSTSLFVIFKYFNIYKVNTLQAIVVNYVVAFTLGMFSANAFSELATINLQPWFYGAVSLGLLFVSIFFVMAMTAQYNGVSVASIAGKMSVVVPIVFGIILYNESVTVLKVIGILVALIAVYLSSIKEKKSTTKAGLLFPVLLFLGSGVIDTTLKYVETNFVTIDGVDFFSGSLFGFAAFFGIVILIVKQLISREKIEKKSIIAGVILGIPNYYSIVFLIKALQNKNFESSTLFTVNNVGIVIASTLVGLLLFKENFSLKNKIGVVLAILGIIIVTIA; this is encoded by the coding sequence ATGATATATTTAGTGTTAAGCGTTGTGTTTTCAACGTCTTTATTTGTAATATTTAAGTATTTTAATATTTATAAAGTAAATACTTTACAAGCTATTGTTGTAAATTATGTAGTAGCCTTTACTCTAGGTATGTTTTCAGCAAATGCTTTTAGTGAATTAGCAACAATAAATTTGCAACCTTGGTTTTATGGAGCAGTTTCATTAGGCTTGTTGTTTGTTTCAATTTTCTTTGTAATGGCTATGACAGCTCAATATAACGGTGTTTCAGTTGCTTCGATTGCTGGAAAAATGTCAGTAGTTGTGCCTATTGTTTTTGGTATTATTTTATATAATGAAAGCGTAACAGTTTTAAAGGTAATAGGTATATTAGTAGCTTTGATAGCTGTATATTTATCTTCAATTAAAGAAAAAAAATCAACAACAAAAGCAGGTTTGTTATTTCCAGTTTTATTGTTTTTAGGTTCTGGAGTTATAGATACAACTTTAAAATATGTAGAAACTAATTTTGTAACTATTGATGGTGTTGATTTTTTCTCGGGTAGTTTATTTGGTTTTGCTGCTTTTTTTGGAATAGTAATTTTGATAGTAAAGCAATTGATTTCAAGAGAAAAAATAGAAAAGAAAAGTATAATAGCTGGTGTTATATTAGGGATTCCTAATTATTATTCAATTGTTTTTTTAATTAAAGCTTTGCAAAATAAAAACTTTGAAAGCTCAACATTATTTACAGTAAATAATGTAGGAATTGTTATTGCATCTACTTTGGTTGGATTACTGTTATTTAAAGAGAATTTTAGTTTAAAAAATAAAATAGGAGTAGTTTTGGCTATTTTAGGAATTATTATAGTAACTATAGCTTAA
- a CDS encoding YigZ family protein has protein sequence MSEIKDTYKTITKPSEETLFKDRNSKFFGYAFPVFNEDDVKKALEGLKKQHHSARHFCYAWQLGTEKIRFRANDDGEPSNSAGQPIYGQIQAFDVTNVLIVSVRYFGGTKLGVGGLINAYRSSAQLALEASDIIEKTIDIHYKLTFGYDMMNKVQRIVKERSIKIINQKLELACEYTISVRKKEAQVVFNIFTNLFKVEIKEL, from the coding sequence ATGAGTGAAATAAAAGATACATATAAAACAATAACAAAACCTTCAGAAGAAACCCTGTTTAAAGATAGGAATAGCAAGTTTTTTGGTTATGCATTTCCCGTTTTTAATGAAGATGATGTGAAAAAAGCTTTAGAAGGCTTGAAAAAACAACATCATTCCGCACGTCATTTTTGTTATGCTTGGCAGTTAGGAACCGAAAAAATAAGGTTTAGAGCTAATGATGATGGAGAGCCAAGTAATTCTGCAGGGCAACCTATTTATGGGCAAATTCAGGCTTTTGATGTAACCAATGTTTTAATAGTTTCCGTTCGTTATTTTGGAGGAACTAAATTAGGAGTAGGTGGTTTAATTAATGCGTATAGATCTTCTGCTCAATTAGCTTTAGAAGCTTCAGATATTATTGAGAAAACTATTGATATACATTATAAGTTAACTTTCGGTTACGATATGATGAACAAAGTGCAACGTATTGTAAAAGAACGTAGTATTAAAATTATTAATCAAAAATTAGAGTTAGCATGCGAGTATACAATTTCAGTTCGTAAAAAAGAAGCACAGGTTGTTTTTAATATATTCACTAACTTATTTAAAGTAGAAATTAAAGAATTGTAA
- a CDS encoding pYEATS domain-containing protein, whose protein sequence is MNSRVKTYDIKVRDSIFSPNKKGVNKELIAHYKKNTSRSSKTLYKVYLFIEGKDLPFIKKVKYTLHKTFRNPVKTIERKSDNTNCSLVIWTWGLFNIKVELEDINGEIIHMNHYLNYGSEVKTKGVNWISTT, encoded by the coding sequence ATGAATAGTAGAGTAAAAACATATGATATAAAAGTACGTGACTCGATTTTTAGCCCGAATAAAAAAGGGGTAAATAAAGAGTTGATTGCTCATTATAAAAAAAATACATCTAGAAGTAGTAAAACACTATATAAAGTATATTTATTTATAGAGGGTAAAGATTTGCCTTTTATTAAAAAAGTTAAATATACACTACATAAAACCTTTAGAAACCCAGTTAAAACCATTGAAAGAAAATCTGATAATACAAATTGTTCATTAGTAATTTGGACATGGGGCCTTTTTAATATAAAAGTTGAATTAGAAGATATTAATGGTGAAATAATACATATGAATCATTACCTAAATTACGGTAGTGAAGTAAAAACTAAAGGAGTAAATTGGATTTCTACTACTTAA
- a CDS encoding thioredoxin family protein, translating into MSKSIFYHAGCSVCISAEHEIVKLIGKDNIEIVNIGENRSRIEEAELVGVKSVPALLTPTNNVLHLNFGASMADVKG; encoded by the coding sequence ATGAGTAAATCAATTTTTTATCACGCAGGTTGTTCAGTATGTATAAGTGCTGAACATGAAATTGTTAAGTTAATAGGTAAGGACAATATTGAAATTGTAAATATTGGAGAAAACAGGTCTAGAATTGAAGAAGCAGAATTGGTAGGAGTAAAATCTGTACCAGCATTATTAACTCCAACTAATAATGTTTTGCATCTTAATTTTGGTGCTTCTATGGCAGATGTAAAAGGTTAA
- a CDS encoding AAA family ATPase, which translates to MAILPNLILKSRDTSLIELSNIHFSKSNKDILSQLLKEFKYINILGEYQLPVDNKILLYGHTGCGKTTTAKAIAHKLDKEILILNLGEIISSKLGETAKNITSVFKKASRENSVLFLDEFDYIGKARDYDTKDSGEMKRLVNTLIQQIDQLPNTTLLIAATNHSSIIDSALLRRFQLRLKFEIPNKNELNKYYDSLLLKFPKEFRNFERSYSISYAEARDITYRNVKNKIIEVEEAKEITTVY; encoded by the coding sequence ATGGCTATACTACCTAACTTAATTTTAAAGTCAAGAGATACATCTTTAATTGAATTAAGCAATATTCACTTTAGTAAAAGCAATAAGGACATATTAAGTCAATTACTCAAAGAATTTAAGTATATAAATATTCTAGGTGAATATCAATTACCAGTAGATAATAAAATTCTTTTATATGGGCACACTGGTTGTGGAAAAACCACTACAGCTAAGGCGATAGCTCATAAATTAGATAAGGAAATATTAATTTTGAATTTAGGAGAAATTATTTCTTCGAAGTTAGGTGAAACAGCTAAAAATATTACAAGTGTATTTAAGAAAGCTTCACGAGAAAATTCAGTTCTTTTTTTAGATGAATTTGATTATATAGGCAAAGCTCGTGATTACGATACTAAAGACTCTGGAGAAATGAAGCGGTTAGTGAATACTCTTATTCAACAAATTGATCAACTACCCAATACTACTTTATTAATAGCAGCAACAAATCATTCAAGTATTATTGATTCAGCATTATTAAGACGTTTTCAATTAAGGCTAAAGTTTGAAATACCAAATAAAAATGAATTAAATAAGTATTATGATTCATTATTATTAAAATTTCCTAAAGAATTTAGAAACTTTGAGAGAAGTTATTCTATTTCTTATGCAGAGGCAAGAGATATTACTTATAGAAATGTTAAAAATAAAATTATAGAGGTAGAAGAAGCTAAAGAAATAACAACTGTTTATTAG
- a CDS encoding MarR family winged helix-turn-helix transcriptional regulator, giving the protein MEAGVVNRKITQGLERISKAFRVLLWEESKLYKISPIQIQLLIFCDTHKKENLKVGFLATEFDLTKATVSDSIKVLLKKELLVKKVNPKDSRSFLVELTAKGKKIVKKASLFTSALNESIDYLSEIEKGVFLKQLMQLIYQLNQKNIISTQRMCLTCYHYKKEGNNHYCNLIQKELKNTELQIDCLEHKEL; this is encoded by the coding sequence ATGGAAGCTGGAGTAGTAAATAGAAAAATAACCCAAGGTTTAGAACGTATTTCTAAAGCATTTAGAGTATTACTCTGGGAAGAAAGTAAGCTGTATAAAATTAGTCCAATTCAAATACAATTGCTGATTTTTTGTGATACACATAAAAAAGAAAACTTAAAGGTAGGTTTTTTGGCTACTGAATTTGATTTAACAAAAGCAACTGTTAGTGATTCAATAAAAGTTTTATTAAAAAAAGAGTTACTCGTTAAAAAGGTAAATCCGAAAGACTCTAGAAGTTTTTTAGTTGAATTAACAGCAAAAGGAAAAAAGATTGTTAAAAAAGCAAGTCTTTTTACAAGCGCTCTAAATGAGTCAATAGATTATTTATCTGAAATAGAAAAGGGAGTTTTCTTAAAGCAATTAATGCAATTAATTTATCAATTAAATCAAAAGAATATAATTTCTACTCAACGCATGTGTTTAACATGTTACCACTATAAAAAAGAAGGGAATAACCATTATTGTAATCTAATTCAAAAAGAATTAAAAAACACTGAATTGCAAATAGATTGTTTAGAGCATAAAGAACTCTAA
- a CDS encoding YggS family pyridoxal phosphate-dependent enzyme produces the protein MNNILNNLNVIHHRMIKACKKANRAKEEVRLLLATKTVDPNCINFALEQGETLIGENKVQELKQKCNSVKKNKLEVHFIGHLQSNKIKEVLKWVTCIESIDRLSVAEKLQNKLAQENKQIDIFIQVNTSFEKSKFGVAPNETIELIKNIAKFKNIHIKGLMTIGLLSSKSNEIRKCFQLLKKIQKEVIALNIPNVEMSELSMGMSKDLEIAIEEGATIIRVGTAIFGDRIYPDSYYWNELDKS, from the coding sequence ATGAATAATATTTTAAATAATTTAAATGTCATTCACCATAGAATGATAAAAGCATGTAAAAAAGCTAACAGAGCAAAAGAGGAAGTACGTTTATTATTGGCTACAAAAACAGTAGACCCAAACTGTATTAATTTTGCTTTAGAACAAGGAGAAACACTTATTGGAGAGAATAAAGTACAAGAACTTAAGCAAAAATGTAATTCAGTAAAAAAAAATAAACTAGAAGTTCATTTTATTGGACATTTACAAAGTAATAAAATTAAGGAAGTGCTTAAATGGGTAACTTGTATTGAATCTATTGATAGATTATCTGTTGCTGAGAAATTACAAAATAAATTAGCACAAGAAAACAAACAAATAGATATATTCATTCAAGTAAATACTTCTTTTGAAAAAAGTAAGTTTGGGGTTGCCCCAAATGAAACAATTGAGCTAATAAAAAATATAGCTAAATTTAAAAACATTCATATTAAAGGATTAATGACTATAGGTTTGTTAAGTTCAAAATCGAATGAAATAAGAAAGTGTTTTCAACTTTTAAAGAAAATACAAAAGGAGGTTATAGCACTTAATATACCGAATGTAGAGATGAGTGAATTATCAATGGGTATGAGTAAAGATTTAGAAATTGCAATAGAGGAAGGAGCTACAATTATCCGAGTAGGAACAGCAATTTTTGGAGATCGAATTTATCCCGATAGTTATTATTGGAATGAACTTGATAAAAGTTAA
- the rpsA gene encoding 30S ribosomal protein S1 yields MSEETKTTTAEAVNPAEFLATFNWHKYEEGIDEVDESKLKEFEQALEGTVGFVNERDVIEGKVVRITDRDAIIDINSKSEGVISLNEFRYNPSLAVGDTVEVLVDKREDSSGQLVLSHKKARVIKAWDRVNNAHETGEIVNGFVKCRTRGGMIVDVFGIEAFLPGSQIDVKPIRDYDQYVEKTMEFKVVKINHEFKNVVVSHKALIEADLEDQKREIIGQLEKGQVLEGVVKNVTSYGVFVDLGGVDGLVHITDLSWSRINHPNEVVELDQKLNVVILDFDDNKSRIQLGLKQLSAHPWEALNSDLKVGDTVKGKVVVLADYGAFVEVEDGVEGLIHVSEMSWSTHLRSAQDFVTVGDEVEAQILTLDREERKMSLGMKQLHPDPWTDITTKYPVGSKHSGTVRNYTNFGVFVELEEGIDGLVYISDLSWTKKIKHPSDFVTVGDKLEVQVLELDVENRKLNLGHKQTQDNPWDGHEATYSIGSTHEGTIKDKNDKGATVAFADGVEAFAPSRYLDKEDGGKLAKGDTVQFQVIEFSKEYRRIVVSHTSIFRAEEQKNVKAAAKKAQETEKTTLGDIGGLAELKKKMEGK; encoded by the coding sequence ATGTCTGAAGAAACAAAAACAACAACTGCAGAAGCAGTTAACCCAGCAGAATTTTTAGCAACATTTAATTGGCATAAATACGAAGAAGGTATTGATGAAGTTGATGAGTCTAAATTAAAAGAATTTGAACAAGCTTTAGAAGGAACAGTAGGTTTCGTAAATGAACGTGATGTTATTGAAGGAAAAGTTGTTCGTATTACTGATCGTGATGCAATTATTGATATTAACTCTAAATCTGAAGGAGTTATTTCATTAAATGAATTTCGTTACAATCCTAGTTTAGCTGTTGGAGATACAGTAGAAGTATTAGTTGATAAAAGAGAAGATTCTTCTGGTCAATTAGTATTATCTCATAAAAAAGCACGTGTAATCAAAGCTTGGGATCGTGTTAATAATGCACATGAAACTGGAGAAATCGTTAACGGTTTTGTTAAGTGTAGAACTCGTGGAGGTATGATCGTTGATGTATTTGGTATTGAAGCTTTCTTACCAGGTTCTCAAATTGATGTTAAACCTATCCGTGATTACGATCAATATGTTGAAAAAACTATGGAATTCAAAGTTGTTAAAATCAACCACGAATTTAAGAATGTTGTAGTTTCTCATAAAGCGTTAATCGAAGCTGATTTAGAAGATCAAAAACGTGAAATCATCGGTCAATTAGAAAAAGGACAAGTATTAGAAGGTGTTGTTAAAAACGTTACTTCTTATGGTGTGTTTGTTGACTTAGGTGGTGTTGACGGATTAGTACATATTACTGATTTATCTTGGTCTCGTATCAACCATCCAAATGAGGTTGTTGAGTTAGATCAAAAATTAAACGTTGTAATTTTAGACTTTGATGATAACAAGTCAAGAATTCAATTAGGATTAAAACAATTATCTGCTCACCCATGGGAAGCACTTAACTCTGATTTAAAAGTTGGAGATACTGTAAAAGGTAAAGTAGTTGTTTTAGCTGATTATGGTGCATTTGTTGAAGTAGAAGATGGTGTTGAAGGTTTAATTCACGTATCTGAAATGTCTTGGTCAACTCACTTACGTTCTGCACAAGATTTCGTAACTGTTGGTGATGAAGTAGAAGCTCAAATCTTAACATTAGACCGCGAAGAGCGTAAAATGTCTTTAGGTATGAAGCAATTACACCCAGATCCTTGGACTGATATTACTACTAAATATCCTGTAGGTTCTAAACATTCAGGTACTGTACGTAACTACACTAACTTTGGTGTGTTTGTAGAGTTAGAAGAAGGTATTGATGGATTAGTTTATATTTCTGATTTATCTTGGACTAAGAAAATTAAGCATCCATCAGATTTCGTAACTGTTGGTGATAAATTAGAAGTTCAAGTGTTAGAATTAGATGTAGAAAACCGTAAATTAAACTTAGGTCATAAACAAACTCAAGATAATCCTTGGGATGGTCATGAAGCTACGTATTCAATCGGATCTACTCATGAAGGAACTATCAAAGATAAAAACGATAAAGGAGCTACTGTAGCTTTTGCTGATGGAGTTGAAGCATTTGCACCTTCTCGTTATTTAGATAAAGAAGATGGTGGTAAATTAGCTAAAGGTGATACTGTTCAATTTCAAGTAATTGAATTCAGTAAAGAATACCGTAGAATAGTTGTTTCTCATACTTCTATCTTTAGAGCTGAAGAGCAAAAGAATGTTAAAGCAGCTGCTAAAAAAGCGCAAGAAACTGAAAAAACTACTTTAGGTGATATCGGTGGATTAGCTGAATTAAAGAAAAAAATGGAAGGAAAATAA